A stretch of the Ischnura elegans chromosome 13 unlocalized genomic scaffold, ioIscEleg1.1 SUPER_13_unloc_3, whole genome shotgun sequence genome encodes the following:
- the LOC124172931 gene encoding zinc finger protein 239-like has protein sequence MMDKQVSNISGVRFTRSVARGGSGCDAPIIPNTLRMIRLSKKRSSTEAVMWDEDEYSNCEVKNAVPGKRSSKTLHNCYHCTDRFSTKSELMKHVETQFGASNLVVDYESSMVLNVKGPNSKRQGPRRKGNGPLKEISGGTQEKEKDRKGRRSAVGADPCVEGVSSNSSPCERDIRKGKCSSARERPYTCSVCNKCFTCASSLKNHMRIHTGEKPFTCTICNKSFSLSNTLRKHVNTHTGERPYSCKFCFKSFSQSSNLTVHMRIHTRDKPYSCSVCYKSFFQSSNFNKHIRTHTGERPFSCTICCKSFSQSSNLTVHMRIHTGDKPHSCTVCSKSFSRKSTLDLHLRIHRREKSYSCSECGKSFYQKSRFVSHFRTHM, from the coding sequence ATGATGGACAAACAAGTATCCAATATCAGTGGAGTGAGATTCACAAGGTCAGTTGCGAGAGGTGgaagtggttgtgatgcaccaatTATCCCTAATACCCTCAGGATGATCAGACTCAGTAAAAAGAGGAGTTCCACAGAGGCAGTTATGTGGGACGAAGATGAGTACAGTAATTGTGAGGTGAAAAATGCTGTACCAGGTAAAAGATCAAGCAAGACTTTACATAATTGCTACCACTGCACAGATAGATTCAGCACCAAAAGTGAGCTCATGAAACACGTTGAAACTCAGTTTGGTGCCAGCAATTTGGTCgttgattatgagtcatccatgGTGCTAAATGTTAAAGGGCCAAACAGTAAAAGACAAGGGCCGAGGCGAAAAGGAAATGGGCCTCTAAAGGAAATATCCGGAGGGACTCAGGAGAAAGAAAAGGATAGAAAAGGGAGAAGGTCTGCTGTAGGAGCTGACCCATGTGTGGAAGGTGTTTCCTCAAATTCCTCCCCTTGTGAGAGAGACATCAGAAAGGGAAAGTGTTCAAGTGCAAGAGAGAGACCTTATACATGTAGTGTGTGTAATAAGTGTTTCACTTGTGCTTCTTCTCTCAAGAATCACATGCGTATACACACTGGGGAGAAACCTTTTACATGCACCatctgcaataagtcattctctctgAGTAACACCCTTAGAAAGCATGTGAATACGCACACAGGAGAGAGACCGTATTCATGTAAATTTTGCTTCAAATCGTTCAGTCAGAGTTCTAACCTTACCGTGCACATGCGTATACATACAAGAgataaaccttattcctgtagtgtttGCTATAAGTCCTTCTTTCAGAGTAGCAACTTCAACAAACATATCcgtacccacacaggagagaggcctttttcatgtacaatatgctgtaaatcattcagtcagAGTTCTAACCTTACCGTGCACATGCGCATACACACGGGAGATAAACCTCATTCATGCACTGTCTGCAGCAAGTCCTTTTCTCGCAAGTCCACCCTCGACCTTCACTTACGTATTCATAGAAGGGAGAAATCCTATTCATGCAGCGAATGTGGGAAATCTTTCTATCAAAAGAGTCGCTTCGTGAGTCATTTCCGTACACACATGTGA
- the LOC124172929 gene encoding zinc finger protein 501-like translates to MMHKQASLISRVGGTRSVARCGSGCNTPVIPNTLRMIRVSKRRSCAEAVVGNKDELSFCETKNAVKGHRSNDTSYHCYHCTGGFSTKSELIKHLETHFAATNLDIDAVSCEVLDVKRANSNRQGLRQKGNGRVKEISGGTQEKGKDRKGRRFAVVADRCVEGVSSNSSPCDTDIKKGKCYSARERPYSCSVCYKCFTLSSTLNKHMRIHTGEKPYSCSVCNKSFSLSGNLNKHMRTHTKEKPYSCSVCNKCFTHSSTLNNHMRIHTGEKPYSCSVCNKSFSLSGNLNKHMRTHTGERPYSCTICCKSFSQSNNFTVHMRIHTADKPYSCSICRKSFTQSGTLNMHVRTHTGERPFSCTICCKSFSNSHNLSAHTRIHTGDRPYACNVCSKSFSHKHTLDYHLRAHTGEKPFS, encoded by the coding sequence ATGATGCACAAACAGGCATCCCTAATCAGTCGAGTCGGAGGCACAAGGTCTGTTGCAAGGTGTGGAAGTGGTTGTAATACACCAGTTATCCCTAATACCCTTAGGATGATCAGAGTCAGTAAAAGGAGGAGTTGCGCAGAGGCAGTCGTGGGGAACAAAGATGAGTTAAGTTTTTGTGAGACGAAAAATGCTGTAAAGGGTCACAGATCAAACGACACTTCATATCATTGCTACCACTGCACAGGTGGATTCAGCACGAAAAGTGAGCTCATCAAACACCTCGAAACTCATTTTGCTGCCACCAATTTGGACATTGATGCTGTGTCATGCGAGGTGCTAGATGTAAAACGTGCAAATAGTAATAGACAAGGGCTGAGGCAAAAAGGGAATGGGCGTGTAAAGGAAATATCCGGAGGGACTCAGGAGAAAGGAAAGGATAGAAAAGGGAGAAGGTTTGCTGTAGTGGCTGACCGATGTGTAGAAGGTGTTTCCTCGAATTCCTCCCCTTGTGATACAGACATCAAAAAGGGAAAGTGTTACAGTGCAAGAGAGAGGCCTTATTCATGTAGTGTGTGTTACAAGTGTTTCACTCTTAGTTCTACTCTCAACAAACACATGCGCATACACACTGGAGAaaagccttattcctgtagtgtatgcaataagtcattctctctgAGTGGCAACCTCAACAAGCATATGCGTACTCACACAAAAGAGAAGCCTTATTCGTGTAGTGTGTGTAATAAGTGTTTCACTCATAGTTCTACTCTCAACAATCACATGCGAATACACACTGGGGAaaagccttattcctgtagtgtatgcaataagtcattctctctgAGTGGCAACCTCAACAAGCATATGCGTACACATACAGGAGAGAGGCCTTATTCATGTacaatatgctgtaaatcattcagtcaaAGTAATAACTTTACCGTGCACATGCGCATACACACAGCAgataaaccttattcctgtagtaTCTGCAGGAAATCCTTCACTCAGAGTGGCACACTCAACATGCATGTCcgtacccacacaggagagaggcCTTTTTCATGTACAATATGCTGCAAATCTTTCTCTAACAGTCACAACCTAAGCGCACACACACGTATACACACAGGAGACAGACCGTATGCATGCAATGTCTGCAGTAAGTCCTTTTCTCACAAGCACACCCTTGACTATCATTTGCGTGCTCATACAGGGGAGAAACCCTTTTCATGA